One genomic window of Hymenobacter sp. J193 includes the following:
- a CDS encoding alpha/beta fold hydrolase translates to MPDSLTFVGLHYWAGSGRAFQPVADLLAPDYAFLAPDLGGFGEAPMSAGGFSVDAYADEVAAFIQKHGLSRYVLVGHSMGGKIALALAARQPPGLAGVALLSPSPPTPEPMTDEDRAASLRAWGKLAEAESTLRRITVRALPRHWHQQIVADNLRSSRAAWDAWLLHGSRENLTDRVCAIAVACTILAGDQDAVMSPSVHGLETLPLLPEGTPLEIIGGAGHLLPYEAPQEIAQLLRSFALRL, encoded by the coding sequence ATGCCTGATTCTCTTACGTTTGTTGGCCTGCATTACTGGGCCGGTTCTGGCCGCGCCTTCCAACCCGTAGCCGATTTGCTGGCTCCTGACTACGCATTTCTGGCGCCCGACCTCGGTGGCTTTGGGGAAGCACCCATGTCGGCCGGTGGCTTTTCCGTGGATGCCTACGCCGATGAGGTAGCGGCCTTCATCCAGAAGCACGGCCTTTCGCGCTACGTGTTAGTAGGCCACAGCATGGGCGGCAAGATTGCGCTGGCACTGGCGGCCCGGCAGCCTCCCGGGCTGGCCGGCGTGGCGTTGCTTAGCCCTTCGCCACCCACCCCCGAGCCCATGACGGATGAAGACCGCGCCGCCAGCCTGCGGGCCTGGGGCAAGCTGGCGGAGGCCGAAAGCACTCTGCGCCGCATCACCGTCCGGGCGCTGCCCCGGCACTGGCATCAGCAGATTGTGGCCGACAACCTGCGCAGCAGCCGGGCTGCCTGGGACGCGTGGCTGCTGCACGGCAGCCGGGAAAACCTAACTGACCGGGTGTGTGCTATAGCGGTGGCCTGCACCATCCTGGCCGGCGACCAGGACGCCGTAATGTCGCCCTCCGTGCACGGCCTCGAAACCCTGCCGCTGCTGCCCGAAGGCACGCCGCTGGAAATTATCGGCGGGGCGGGTCACCTGCTGCCTTATGAGGCCCCGCAGGAAATAGCCCAGCTGCTGCGCAGCTTTGCTCTTCGGCTGTGA
- a CDS encoding pitrilysin family protein translates to MKILVNGLLCVALASAAAPAALAQTKVKVKTKTTGAAPAKPAAAATPAAAAVPTTPRETPPAGGTPRDFTLPAKEEFTLSNGLKAKLVPYGQVPKVTMMVAIQAGNVHEEAGQVGVADLLGKLLSEGTATLSAQQLADKVARMGGDLSVSVGMDQTQIYASCLSEFAPELSAVLADVVLHPTLPESEFARVKADFKRQMSLARAQPGTQARQKFTAALYGTHPYGRPIPSDAEIDALTLAQVKTFYQTQYGAQRTAVFVAGKFDNAAVREAITKAWVSMPKGPAPHIEIAKSQTRPDITTLDRPNAPQSTIVIGLPVVDPSHPDYTKVRVMNSLLGGSFGSRITRNIREDKGYTYSPYSYLETHYRTGNWSQNADVTTQETGNSLKEIVYEIERLQKTPPTTEELKGIQNYESGMFVLRNSTPGGIIGQLNTLELHGLPDSYLTEQVKNINAVTPQQVSETARKYVRPEAMTIVVVGDKKIIDPQIKKFQASRKKAL, encoded by the coding sequence ATGAAAATCCTAGTAAACGGGCTGCTCTGCGTGGCCCTGGCTTCGGCCGCCGCTCCGGCCGCCCTGGCCCAGACGAAAGTCAAGGTGAAAACCAAAACCACGGGCGCGGCTCCCGCCAAACCGGCCGCTGCCGCAACTCCCGCGGCTGCGGCAGTACCCACCACGCCCCGCGAAACTCCGCCCGCCGGTGGCACCCCGCGCGACTTCACGCTGCCGGCCAAGGAAGAATTCACGCTTTCCAATGGGCTGAAGGCGAAGCTGGTGCCTTACGGCCAGGTGCCCAAAGTGACGATGATGGTGGCCATTCAGGCCGGCAACGTGCACGAGGAGGCCGGGCAGGTAGGCGTGGCTGATCTGCTGGGCAAGCTGCTCAGCGAAGGCACCGCCACGCTTTCGGCCCAGCAACTGGCCGACAAGGTAGCCCGCATGGGTGGCGACCTAAGCGTGTCGGTGGGCATGGACCAGACCCAGATTTATGCTTCCTGCCTGAGTGAGTTTGCCCCCGAGCTGTCGGCGGTGCTGGCCGATGTGGTGCTGCACCCCACGCTGCCGGAAAGCGAGTTTGCCCGCGTGAAAGCCGACTTTAAGCGTCAGATGTCCCTGGCCCGTGCCCAGCCCGGCACCCAGGCCCGCCAAAAGTTCACGGCTGCCCTCTACGGCACCCACCCCTACGGCCGGCCCATTCCTTCCGACGCCGAAATTGACGCCCTCACGCTGGCGCAGGTGAAAACCTTCTACCAGACGCAGTACGGCGCCCAGCGCACGGCCGTGTTCGTGGCCGGCAAGTTCGACAACGCCGCCGTGCGCGAGGCCATTACCAAGGCCTGGGTGAGCATGCCCAAAGGCCCGGCCCCGCACATCGAAATTGCCAAGTCCCAGACCCGTCCCGACATCACCACCCTAGACCGGCCCAACGCCCCGCAGTCGACCATCGTCATCGGTCTGCCCGTGGTTGACCCCTCGCATCCCGACTATACCAAGGTGCGGGTGATGAACTCCCTGCTGGGCGGCTCCTTTGGCTCGCGCATCACGCGCAACATCCGGGAAGACAAGGGCTACACCTACTCGCCCTACAGCTACCTCGAAACCCACTACCGCACCGGCAACTGGAGCCAGAACGCCGACGTGACCACCCAGGAAACCGGCAACTCGCTCAAGGAAATCGTGTATGAGATTGAGCGCCTGCAGAAAACTCCACCCACAACCGAGGAGCTGAAAGGCATCCAGAACTACGAGTCGGGCATGTTTGTGCTGCGCAACTCCACGCCCGGCGGCATCATCGGCCAGCTCAACACCCTGGAGCTGCACGGCCTGCCCGATTCTTACCTCACCGAGCAGGTGAAGAACATCAACGCCGTGACGCCCCAGCAAGTGAGCGAAACCGCCCGCAAGTACGTGCGTCCCGAGGCCATGACCATTGTGGTGGTAGGTGATAAGAAAATCATCGACCCGCAGATCAAGAAGTTCCAGGCTTCCCGCAAGAAGGCGCTGTAA
- a CDS encoding pitrilysin family protein, translating into MKTRISDRGSVWSTAALLAVLGGCSPKAASVVNTPAPTPVAAAAPAAPAASSFQIPVEYYTLPNGLKVVLSPDHTAPTATVAAYYNVGFRNEPRDRTGYAHLFEHLMFQGSQNLGKMEFIQLVQKNGGTLNGSTRFDFTNYFEIVPAHKLETMLWAEADRMRGLAINQASLTNQQGVVKNEVRVNVLNQPYGGFPWLDMPQYANKNWNNAHNFYGDLKDLDAATLPDAQAFFKTYYAPNNAALAITGDFEPTEAKAWIEKYFANIPAATQPPKPDITEPRQEKEQRFTKDDKLATKPALAFAYHMPDRNTPEYYALILLDQIMLQGKDSRLYQAMVQKRGLTDNVSGGINYLGNAFNYSGPMLWMGDLVYDNTVKSDSVVSVLDQEIDRLAKGGIDQNTLDLAVVKLRSNLYDQLAGFGRADMLASFALFDNNPARINELEAEFRKVTPAIMQRTVQEYLRPTNRTLLIVNPLAKS; encoded by the coding sequence ATGAAAACACGCATATCCGACCGTGGGTCGGTATGGAGCACGGCAGCCTTACTGGCGGTGCTCGGCGGGTGCAGCCCCAAGGCCGCATCCGTTGTGAACACCCCCGCTCCAACGCCGGTAGCAGCCGCTGCTCCAGCGGCCCCGGCGGCATCTTCGTTCCAGATTCCGGTGGAGTACTACACCCTGCCCAACGGCCTGAAGGTAGTCCTCTCGCCCGACCACACCGCGCCCACGGCTACCGTGGCGGCCTACTATAACGTAGGCTTCCGCAACGAGCCCCGCGACCGGACCGGCTACGCGCACTTGTTTGAGCACCTCATGTTCCAGGGTTCCCAGAACCTGGGCAAGATGGAGTTCATCCAGCTGGTGCAGAAGAACGGCGGCACGCTCAACGGCTCTACCCGCTTCGACTTCACCAACTACTTCGAGATAGTGCCCGCGCATAAGCTCGAAACCATGCTCTGGGCCGAAGCCGACCGGATGCGCGGCCTTGCCATCAACCAGGCCAGCCTGACCAACCAGCAGGGCGTAGTGAAAAACGAGGTGCGGGTGAACGTGCTCAACCAGCCCTACGGCGGCTTTCCGTGGCTGGATATGCCCCAGTACGCCAACAAAAACTGGAACAACGCCCACAACTTCTACGGCGACCTGAAGGACCTGGACGCGGCTACCCTGCCCGACGCGCAGGCCTTCTTCAAAACCTACTACGCGCCCAACAACGCGGCCCTGGCCATTACGGGCGACTTTGAGCCCACCGAAGCCAAAGCCTGGATAGAGAAGTACTTCGCCAACATTCCGGCCGCTACCCAACCACCCAAGCCCGACATCACGGAGCCCCGCCAGGAAAAAGAGCAGCGCTTTACCAAGGACGACAAGCTGGCCACCAAGCCGGCCCTGGCCTTTGCCTACCACATGCCCGACCGCAACACGCCGGAGTACTACGCCCTCATCCTGCTCGACCAGATTATGCTACAGGGCAAGGACTCGCGCCTCTACCAGGCCATGGTGCAGAAGCGCGGCCTCACCGACAACGTGAGCGGGGGCATCAACTACCTCGGCAACGCCTTCAACTACTCCGGTCCTATGCTTTGGATGGGTGACCTGGTGTACGACAACACCGTGAAATCCGACTCCGTGGTAAGCGTGCTCGACCAGGAAATTGACCGCCTGGCCAAGGGCGGCATCGACCAGAATACCTTGGACCTGGCCGTAGTGAAGCTGCGCTCCAACCTATATGACCAGCTTGCCGGCTTTGGCCGGGCCGATATGCTGGCCTCGTTTGCCTTGTTCGACAACAACCCCGCCCGCATCAACGAGCTGGAAGCGGAGTTCCGCAAAGTAACGCCCGCCATCATGCAGCGCACCGTGCAGGAGTACCTGCGGCCTACCAACCGCACCCTGCTCATCGTCAACCCGCTGGCCAAAAGCTAA
- a CDS encoding alpha-amylase family glycosyl hydrolase produces the protein MKLPLFCAALLTLGSLSTCRTALPTDTYAALPTYDGPDLGLTFVRGQARLRVWAPTAEKLQLKLYAEGTGGAPVAEYPMQKAAGGTWTYTLPAQPPGRFYVVQATIQGRQLAEVPDPYVHAVGLNGQRGALLDPATVSPAEWEDDLRPKLRQPTDVVIGEMHVRDVSMHPESGLRNKGKYLALAELGTTGPGGVKTGLDHLSELGITHLHLLPTNDFASIDESQLAANRFNWGYDPLHYTVPEGSYSSDPADPVARILELKQVVQKLHRRGLRLVLDVVYNHTADAARSSFEQLVPGYYYRHRADGSLSDAAACGNEWPPSGPWCASSSWSRWRTGRGTTTWMGFGLT, from the coding sequence ATGAAGCTTCCACTTTTCTGCGCGGCCCTGCTCACGCTTGGGTCGCTCAGCACCTGCCGCACCGCCCTGCCCACCGATACCTACGCCGCTCTGCCCACTTACGACGGCCCCGACCTGGGTTTGACCTTCGTACGCGGGCAGGCCCGCCTGCGGGTGTGGGCACCCACCGCCGAAAAGCTCCAGCTCAAGCTCTACGCCGAGGGCACCGGTGGCGCGCCGGTGGCTGAGTACCCCATGCAGAAAGCGGCCGGCGGCACCTGGACGTACACGCTGCCCGCGCAGCCGCCCGGTCGTTTCTACGTGGTACAGGCCACCATTCAGGGTCGTCAGCTGGCCGAGGTGCCCGACCCCTACGTGCACGCCGTGGGCCTGAACGGGCAGCGCGGCGCCCTGCTCGACCCTGCCACCGTGAGCCCCGCCGAGTGGGAAGACGACCTGCGTCCCAAGCTGCGCCAGCCTACCGACGTGGTGATTGGGGAAATGCACGTGCGCGACGTATCCATGCACCCGGAGTCGGGCCTGCGCAACAAGGGCAAATACTTGGCGCTGGCGGAGCTGGGCACCACCGGGCCCGGAGGGGTGAAAACCGGCCTCGACCACCTTTCGGAGCTGGGTATCACCCACCTGCACCTGCTGCCCACCAACGACTTTGCTTCCATCGACGAAAGCCAGCTGGCGGCCAACCGCTTTAACTGGGGCTACGACCCGCTGCACTACACCGTGCCCGAAGGCTCGTACTCCTCCGACCCCGCCGACCCCGTTGCCCGCATTCTGGAGCTGAAGCAAGTGGTGCAGAAGCTGCACCGCCGCGGCCTGCGCCTGGTGCTGGACGTGGTGTATAACCACACCGCCGATGCCGCCCGCTCATCCTTCGAGCAGCTGGTGCCCGGCTACTACTACCGCCACCGCGCCGATGGCTCTTTGTCCGACGCAGCGGCCTGCGGCAACGAGTGGCCTCCGAGCGGCCCATGGTGCGCAAGCTCATCGTGGAGTCGGTGGCGTACTGGGCGCGGCACTACCACGTGGATGGGTTTCGGTTTGACCTGA